AAAACGAAAAAATAAAGAAATTGACGTGGCCAAAAGCCAATTATATACCATTGGTTTTATCAATGAAAATGGAAAGATAAATCCGCTTGCATACAAGGCAATTAATCTGAAGCAAATTAATGATGGTGATGAAGATTTAGACAAAAAATACAAGCTTGTTATTGCTGAGTTTTTAAATTCAGAGCATTTGAGAGCTAGTTTTGAAAAAGAAAAAGAGAATAATGATACAATTCTAGATGAATATTAAATTCATATTTACGTTAAAATAATTAACTTTGAATACACAGATTTTGTAATATGTTTAAAACCAGAAAAGAAATTGTCTTTGTAATTCTTGCAGGAATTTTTATAACTAATGCCGTTGTCGCCGAATTAATTGGTGGAAAACTTATTCAGATTGGACCATTTGTAATGAGTATCGGAATTTTGCCCTGGCCTGTAGTTTTCTTAACGACAGATTTAATTAATGAGTATTTTGGCGAAAAAGGAGTAAAAAAACTCTCTTTTATCACAGCATGTTTGATTGCTTATGCTTTTTTAATACTCTTTATGGCCATTATAATTCCGGCCGCAAAAGGAATAAGTCCTGTAAATGACGACCAATTTAAAGCGGTTTTCGGTCAAAGTATGTGGATTATCGTAGGTAGTTTAATTGCTTTCATGATTTCGCAATTAATAGATGTTAGCGTATTCTGGTTTTTTAAAAACCGGACTGGTGATAAAAAAATATGGCTCAGAACTACGGGATCAACAGTTATCTCGCAGTTGTTTGATTCTTTTATTGTTCTCGGAATTGCCTTTTGGCTGCCGGGAAAAATTGATTTTGAAACTTTTCTTTCATCTGCTATAGTTGGTTATACTTTTAAATTATCAATAGCTATTTTATTGACCCCTTTAATTTATGCTGGCCATCATTTGATAAAAAAGTATTTAGACGAGGGTTCTCCAAACAAAGAGTAAAAAAACATTTGGATCATGAAAAAATTTAATACGATTATTTTATTCTCCATAACCTGTTTCTTATTTAGCTGTGGTAATGAAGAAAAAAAGCAGCCTAAAAAAATCATTACACCTGTTAGTGTTTTAACACCGGCCCCGACAAAAGTCAATCGATCAGTTTCGGCAAAAAGTATCACTGTGCCAAAAGAAATTGAATCACAAAAAGTAGTAAATAAAGAAACTGCTTTTGCCGTAAAAAACAGTATCAATATTACAACACATCTTCCTAATAAAACACCCCAAAAAGAGCCTGAAACAATAGATATAAAAAAGAAAGCAAACGAAGAGTTGTTGAATTTTGTCAATGTTCGTAAAATATTAGACAAGTGTAAAATGGGGCAAACCTTAACCCAAAAAGAATTAACTCAAAGCTTTGAAATTCCTGAAGAAGCTGTTAAACTTGTTAAAAGTGTCACTAAAACAGCAGAAAATGAATTAGCTGTAAAATGGCAATCGACCTGGCTGGTTGAAAAAGTTTCTGATGCCGAACTGGAAGACGGTAAAATGAAAGTAGTTTTCAGAGCCAACAAAATGTATACATCAGGAAAAGCTATTGGCATTAAATATAACAGAAAAATCTACAACAATCTAGTGATCGTTGGGCGTTCAGCCTATATTCCCAGTGTAAAAGGATATAGCTGGCAAATTGGAAAATAATGGAAAACACAAATACTATTCGATGTGGCTGGTGCAACGCCAGTGATTTATATAAAAGATATCATGACGAAGAATGGGGTATTCCTGTTTACGATGATCCAACTATTTTTGAATTTCTAATTTTAGAAACTTTTCAGGCTGGCTTAAGCTGGATTACAATTTTAAATAAAAGAGAAAACTTCAAGGTCGCTTTTGATAATTTTGATTATAAAAAAATTGCCAATTATTCTGAAGATAAAATTGAAGAATTACTTCAGGACACTGGTATTATTCGAAACAAACTTAAAGTGAAATCTGCCGTTTCAAACGCTCAGGCTTTTATAAAAATCCAGAAAGAATTCGGTACTTTCTCAGAATATATATGGAAATTCGTAGACGGAAAACCTATTGATAACACCCCCAAAACATTAAGAGATGTTCCAGCAACCACTCCAATTTCTGACGCAATCAGCAAAGATTTAAAGAAAAGAGGTTTTAAATTTGTCGGCTCAACTGTTATTTATGCACATATGCAGGCAACGGGAATGGTCAATGATCATATTCAAGACTGCTTTACCCGAAACAACAAATAATTACCGTTTTGGAGCAACGTTTAAAGCTTTCAGAACCTCAAACCTGAAACTTTTTTAAACTTTAAACAAAATTTTATTACATTTGCTTCACACTTTAGGGGTGTCTACAACTTGTAGGCTGAGATTTTACCCTCTGAACCTGATCTAGTTCATACTAGCGTAGGGAAAAGTAAGATGACTTCTGCGCGCATTTTTATGCGTTCTTGTAGCCATTCCTAAAGTATAACTCTATACTAATAAGAAGGAATGGAACTAAAAATCAATCAACAAACCAAACATTTCAATGTTGAATCGCTAAGCGTTCAATCATTGCTCGATCTCGAAATTCCGCACAAACAAAACGGAATCGCCGTTGCTATTAACAACACCGTTGTTCCAAAAACCAAATGGAACGAATTCCTCGTACACGAAACTGACGAAATTTTGATTATTTCTGCTACGCAAGGCGGATAGAATTTAAATTCCAAAAAATATCCCGAGGTTTCGGGAACAAATTCCAATTATATACTGGACGTAGACGCACTGCTGTGCGCCTCTACAATAACTCATAACTTATAACTCATAACTTCTTTTCCTATGACTACAGAAGAACAAATATCCAGAACCCCATTTCCGAATTCTAAAAAAATATATATAGATGGCGAAATTCATCCTATAAAAGTGGCGATGCGTGAGATTCATCTTAGCGATACGAAACTTTCAAACGGTAAAATCGAAAAAAATCCTCCCGTAACTGTTTATGATACTTCTGGTCCGTACACAGATCCAAATATTGAAATTGATATTCGAAAAGGATTGCCACGCTTACGCGAAAGTTGGATTCTGAATCGAAAAGATGTTGAAATTTTAAGCGAAATCACTTCAGATTACGGTCAAAGCCGATTACGTGATGAAAGTCTGAATCATCTTCGTTTTGAATATTTACATCAGCCAAAAAGAGCTAAAAAAGGCGCTAACGTAACGCAATTGTATTACGCTAAACAAGGAATTATTACGCCTGAAATGGAATATATTGCGATTCGTGAAAATCAACGTATTGAACTTTTAAACGAACAAACCAAAGCCATGCAATGCCAACACAGCGGTCACAGTTTTGGAGCCAATACACCTAAAAGTAAAATCACTCCGGAATTTGTACGTTCTGAAGTTGCATGCGGAAGAGCCATAATTCCAAACAATATTAACCATCCTGAAAGCGAGCCCATGATTGTTGGACGTAATTTCCTGGTAAAAATTAATGCTAACATTGGGAACAGTGCTGTAACTTCAACTATTGAAGAAGAAGTTGAAAAAGCAGTTTGGGCTTGTCGCTGGGGAGCTGACACTATTATGGACTTATCAACTGGAAAAAACATTCATGAAACCAGAGAATGGATTATTAGAAATTCTCCCGTTCCAATTGGTACTGTTCCTATTTATCAGGCATTAGAAAAAGTAAAGGGTGTCGCCGAAGATTTAACCTGGGAAGTTTTCCGGGATACCTTAATTGAACAGGCAGAACAAGGCGTTTCTTATTTTACCATTCATGCCGGAGTTTTGCTTCGCTACATACATTTAACTGCAAATCGTGTTACCGGAATTGTTTCCCGAGGCGGATCAATTATGGCAAAATGGTGTTTATTTCATCATAAAGAAAACTTTTTATATACTCATTTTGAAGAGATCTGCGAAATTATGAAGCAATATGACGTTGCTTTTTCTTTAGGAGATGGCTTACGCCCGGGTTCAATTGCCGATGCGAATGATGCTGCTCAGTTTGCCGAATTGGAAACTTTGGGAGAATTGACAAAAATTGCATGGAAACATGATGTTCAGGTTTTTATTGAAGGTCCTGGTCACGTCCCAATGCATATGATTAAAGAAAATATGGACAAGCAATTAGAGCATTGTCATGAAGCTCCGTTTTATACTTTAGGACCATTAACAACAGATATTGCGCCAGGTTATGATCATATTACCTCTGCAATTGGAGCTGCAATGATTGGTTGGTATGGCTGTGCCATGTTGTGTTATGTAACCCCAAAAGAACATCTTGGCCTGCCAAATAAAAAAGATGTAAAAGACGGCGTTATAACTTATAAAATTTCAGCTCACGCTGCAGACTTGGCCAAAGGTCATCCTGGAGCACAATATCGCGATAATGCTTTGAGTAAAGCCCGTTTTGAATTCCGTTGGGAAGACCAGTTTAATTTGGCTTTAGATCCTGATACAGCAAGAGAATTTCACGATGAAACACTTCCTGCAGATGGTGCAAAAGTGGCGCATTTCTGTTCAATGTGCGGTCCAAAATTCTGCTCTATGAAAATATCACAAGAAATTAGAGATGTCGCCGCAGCAGAAAAAGGAATGCAGGAGAAATCAGAAGAATTTATCGAGCAAGGAAAAGAGATTTATATTTAAGAACATAGAGTAAAGAGAATAGAGTATAGAGAATAGACATAAAGACAAATGATTGTAATTACAAATCCTTCTGCAATTGCCAACGAAATTAGCATTATTGATTCTTTGTTTGAAGAAGGATTGTCTTTACTTCATATTCGGAAACCAGATTTTTCAGAATTAGAAATGGCACAGTTTATTCATCAGATAAAATTAGAATATAGGGCTAATTTGGTTTTGCATCATCATCACGATTTAGCAGAAGATTTTGGTATTGAACGTTTTCATTTTTCCGAAAAAGAAAGAAAACGCATCTATGATTCTCCTGCAAGGTTTTTAAAACCTTGTAGGTATAAAAACAAATCTAAATCAACATCAACTCATTCCGTCGAAGATTTTAATTCTCTCAGAGATGGTTTTGATTACGCCTTTCTAAGTCCAGTTTTTAAAAGTATTTCAAAGGAAAATTATGAGCCAAAAGCAGATCTTTTTGAAACATTAAAATCCAGAACAAATTATAAAACAAAAGTTGTTGCTCTTGGTGGAATTGATACTCAAAACATTCAGGAAATCTTTGAAAAAGGTTTTGATGAAGTCGCACTTTTAGGAAGCATATGGAATAGTAAAACCCCTTTAAAACAATTTAAAATATGTCAGCAGATCGTCCTTTCGTACTTACAATAGCCGGTTTAGATCCTTCCGGAGGCGCAGGTATTCTGGCTGATGTTAAATCATTTGAGCAGCATCAGGTGTATGGTTTTGCCATTACAACTGCAAATACCATCCAGACCGAGAATAAATTTTATGAAATTCAGTGGACGAATTTAAGTTTTGTAATTCGATCCATTGAAACGTTGTTTTTGAGTTACAAAATAGATGTGGTTAAAATTGGAATAGTTCCCACTATACACTATTTAAACCGAATTCTTTCAACCATAAAATTACTCTCACCATTAACACAAATTGTCTGGGATCCGGTCTTAAAATCTACTACCGAATTTAATTTTATGAACCTTGAAGACCTTTCAGATTTAAATAAAGTTTTATCTAAAGTCGACTTGCTCACTCCTAATTATAAAGAAATTGAGGTTTTGTTTCCTGATTTCTTTTCGAAAAAATCATGGTTTGAAAATGAAATCCCCACTAATATTTTATTAAAAGGCGGACATAATCAAACCGCAACCGGAACTGATCGTTTATTTCTAAAAAATGAAGTTTACGATCTTTTACCAACAAACAAAGAATGCTCAGAAAAACACGGCTCCGGTTGTGTACTTTCTGCCGCAATTGCCGCAAATCTTGCATTAAATCAAACTTTACCCGAAGCTTGTAAAAATGCCAAAACCTACATAGAAAAATATCTAAGTTCAACTTCAACACTCATAGGATATCATTATGTACAATAAACTGCAATATATTTCACAAGGAAATACAATCGAAGAGCAATTATACAACATTCAACAGGCACTTGATGCCGGATGTGATTGGGTGCAGATGCGGTTTAAAGATCAGTCAGCTAAAAGTACTTTCGCCTTAGCAGAAGCGGTAAAATTTTTATGCGAAGAATACTTGGCCAATTTTATTGTAAACGACGATTTGTATCTCGCTCAGCAAATTGCTGCAGACGGGGTTCATCTAGGACTTTCGGATATGAAAATCGATGAAGCCCGCGCCATTTTAGGCAATACCAAAATAATTGGAGGAACAGCCAACACCTTTGAAGACATTGAAAATCACGTAAAAAATGGATGTGATTACATTGGTCTGGGGCCATTTCGGTTTACCAGTACAAAAGAAAAGTTAAGTCCAATTTTAGGCTTATCAGGATATTTTGAGATTCTTCAAAAACTAAAAAAGAATAAAATCAAGGTTCCGGTTTTTGCCATTGGAGGCATCACATTAAAAGATATAAATCCGTTAATGGAGACTGGAATCTACGGAATTGCAGTTTCCGGGATCATTACGGAAAGTGATGAAAAAGAAAAATTAATTCAACAACTCAACGAAAAACTATATGCAAACGTCATTGTTTAATATTGGAGATAAAACTTTAACCTCCCGTTTGTTTTTAGGAACAGGGAAATTTGGCTCAAATGAAGAAATGGAACAAGCCATTTTAGCTTCAGAAAGCGAGTTGGTAACGGTCGCCCTAAAACGCATAGATCTCGAAACGGATACTGATGCTATTCTTTCTCATTTAAAACATCCAAAAATCAATTTACTACCCAACACATCGGGAGCACGAAATGCAAAAGAAGCTGTTTTTGCAGCACAATTAGCACGTGAAGCACTTGAAACCAATTGGGTAAAATTAGAAATTCATCCAGATCCAAAATACTTAATGCCGGATCCACTTGAAACTTTAAAGGCTACGGAAGAACTAGCTAAGCTGGGATTTTTTGTTCTGCCTTACATTCATGCTGATCCTGTTTTGTGTAAACATTTAGAAAATGCAGGAACTACTGCTGTAATGCCTTTAGGTTCACCCATTGGGAGCAATAAAGGCTTAAAAACGATAGATTTTCTAGAGATTATAATTGAACAAAGTAATGTTCCGGTTATTATCGATGCTGGAATTGGCGCTCCTTCGGATGCTGCAAAAGCTATGGAAATTGGTGCTGATGCTGTTTTGGTTAATACTGCAATCGCTGTTGCAGGAAATCCAAAGTTAATGGCCGAAGCATTTAAGGAAGCCGTTATTGCAGGAAGAAAAGCTTTTGAAGCCAAAATAGCCAATCAACAAAATTATGCTGTTGCCTCTAGCCCTTTGACTTCATTTTTATATGATTAATTTTAATTTTCTCGCAGATTTGGCAGATTGAGCTGATTTATTTGAATTAAATCGTATAAAAAATAATCTGCACGATCTATGAAATATTTAAAAAAGTAAGAAATTTCATTAATTTTGATTTAGAAAATTTAAATCAAAATTATGTCAGAAAATGAAATTTCATATAAAGTTAGAGGTGCAATTTTTAAAGTTTATAACACTCTCGGTCCTGGATTATTAGAGTCCGTGTATGAAAGTGCCCTTCATTATCAATTAAAAAAAGATGGATTAACAGTAATTAAACAAATTGATTTACCTGTGAGATATGATGATATTTATTTAGATATAACTTTCAGACTAGATCTTTTGGTGGAAGACAAAGTAATCTTAGAATTAAAATCAGTAGAAGAGATAAAACCTATTCACTTTAAACAATTAAATACATATTTAAAACTGACTAACAAAAAACTTGGATTATTAGTCAATTTCAACTGCTCTAATATTCTTGAAAATATCCATCGTGTAGTTAATAAAATTTAATCTGTATAATCTGCAAAATCTGCGGGAAACAAAATAAAAACAATCCAATGAGCACATTCAAATCTATTTTTGAACAATATAATTGGGATAAAATTCAAACCAAAATATACAAGACCACATCAAAAGATGTCGAACGAACTTTGGTAAAAACCAAATACAATCTTGATGATTTTTTGGTATTAATCTCCCCTATTGCCCAAAATTATTTAGAAGAAATGGCGCAAAAATGCCATGAAATCACTAAAAAACGTTTCGGAAAAACGATTCAGATGTATGCACCGCTTTATTTAAGCAACGAATGTCAAAATATTTGCACTTATTGTGGTTTTAGCTTAGACAATAAAATCAAAAGAAAAACACTTTCTGACACAGAAATAAAACTCGAGGTCGAAGCTTTGAAAGTTGCAGGCTTTGATCACGTTTTATTGGTTACCGGTGAAGCAAATTACACTGTCAATATCAATTATTTCCTGAATGCAATTGCTTTAATAAAAGATAATTTTTCGATTATTTCTGTTGAAATACAACCACTGTCTACAGAAGAATATGAATGTTTACATGAAGCTGGAGTTTACTCCGTTTTAGTTTATCAGGAAACCTATCATCAGGAAGTTTACAAAAAATACCACACTAAAGGCAAAAAATCAAATTTTGATTTTAGACTGGAAACCCCGGACCGAATTGGAACCGCAGGAATTCATAAAATTGGTTTAGGCGTTTTATTAGGTCTGGAAGACTGGAGGACAGATAGTTTTTTTAATGCTTTGCATCTTGATTATCTTCAGAAAAAATACTGGCAGACCAAATATTCTGTTTCTTTCCCTCGCCTGCGTCCCGCTGAAGGAATTATCGAACCTAATTTTATTATGGATGACAAAGATTTGACGCAGCTTATTTGTGCGTATCGCTTATGGAATGAAGATCTCGAAATTTCAATCTCGACCCGTGAAAATGAAAAATTTAGAAATAATATCATTCCAATTGGTGTTACAAGTATGAGTGCTGGTTCTAAAACAAATCCGGGTGGTTATGTCGTGGATCCCCAATCTTTAGAACAATTTGAAATCAGCGATGAACGCTCTGTAGAAGAAATTGCCAAAATCATCAAAAATGCTGGTTATGAACCGATCTGGAAAGATTGGGACAAAGCGTATAGTCTAAAGTTTGAAAGCCTAAAGTCATAAAGCCTAAAACTTCCTCATATAATTAATTTCAACCCTATTCAAAGACTTTCGACCTTCGACTTTTCAACTTTAAGACTAAAATTAAATGAGTATTATACAAGAATTCCTTCGATACAACAGACAAACTATTCTTCCTGAAATTGGAGATGAAGGTCAGGAAAAATTAAAAAAAGCACGAGTTTTAGTAATTGGTGCAGGCGGTTTAGGCTGTCCTATTTTACAATACATTGCAACTGCTGGAGTTGGTTTTATCGGTATTATGGATTTTGATACAATTGAAATTCACAACCTACACAGACAAATTTTATACACCGAAAATGAAATTGGACAACAGAAATCCATTGTCGCACAAAAAGTAGTTTCAAAATTGAATCCGTTGATTGAATCCGTTGCAATTAATGAAAAATTAACTTCAGAAAATGCAGCGCAAATTATAGAACAGTTTGATATCATCGTCGATGGTTCTGATAATTTTTCTACTCGTTATTTGGTTAACGATACTTGTGTTACACTAAAAAAGACTTTAGTTTATGGCAGTATTTTACGATTTGAAGGACAAATTGCCGTTTTTAATCATAAGGGAAGTAAAAACCTACGCGATTTATTTCCGGAAATGCCAGATCCAAAAGAGGTTCCCAATTGTAATTTAAATGGCGTATTAGGAACTCTTCCGGGAATTATTGGAAATATGATGGCACATGAAACGCTAAAATTAATTCTCGAACTGCCTTCTTTAAAAAACGAATTAGTAATTTTTAATACACTAAACTGGAGCTTTACAAAGCTAAATTTCTAAAAAACAACCTCATCACCAACGCTAATAAATCCACTATTTAAGCTCACAATATTAGTTCCAAATAATACAGAATTATTAACATTTCGGTATTTACTTAATGTTTTTAAAGGTTCCTTCTTAATAACCCCTCTCTCAGGATCATTATTAACCATAATGCATCTTCCACAGGGTTTTATGTTTTTAAACTGAACTTCTCCAATTTTAAAGGTAGTAAAATCATCTTCCTCATGAGCATTTTGACTACTTAAGACTATATTAGGGCGGAATCTTTTTATTGTAATTTTCTCGTCTAATTTCTCATTCAAAAAATCAAGGCTTTTGCTTCCAATCAACAAATAAGGATAACCATCGGCTAAACTTACATTGAATGTTTCTTTTAATCTTGAACTTTCATGTTTACGACCACCTGCTTTTACTATTTTTACCAGTTTACAATCAATTCCTAAACGTTCGCTAAACCATTTAGAAGTTTGTGCGTTTACCTCAAAAACCTCGCTTTTATCCTCCCAAACATTTGAATCTATAGCTTTTTCCAGATATTCATTAATTAAAAATTCATGGGTTTGACCTTCAAAAGTAATTTTGATTTTGTCTTCTGAAATCTCAGGATAAAACTGACTCATCAGCGGATATTCACGTTGTGTAACATGAACATTGTCATTACCAATCAACATCCATCTTCGATCATTTTCAAAACCCATTTCTTCAGCAAGAGCAGAATTTAAGCTAATACCAGCTAAACTTTTTATGGGATAAATATAAATTTCTTTTACGCTATAAACTGCACTCATTTTTATTTACTGTTTAAAATGGACATAAACTCCTCGCGATCAATTTCGCGGCAACCTAAACTCTCTAAATGTGGATTGTAAACCTGACAATCCAGTACTTTATAATTTTCTTTTTGCAAATATAACGCTAAAGCAATGAAAGCTGTTTTGGATGCATTCGAAACCTTAGAAAACATACTCTCACCACAAAAAACATTTCCTAAATCAATTCCGTACAAGCCGCCTACTAAGTTTTCATCCAGCCAAACCTCAACAGATTTAGCTATTCCTTCCTCATTTAACTTACAATAAGCATTAATCATTTCGTCTGAAATCCAGGTACCTTCTTGTCCTTCACGCTTTATTTGCTGACAATTTGAAATTACTTCTTTGAAGTTTTTATTAAAAGTAATTTTAAACATTTTTCGATTTAGAATGTTACGCATACTTTTAGAAATTATCAACTCGTCCATAAACAAAACCATTCGGGGATCCGGAGCCCACCAAAGAATGGGTTCACCTTCATTAAACCATGGAAAAATTCCGCTTTTATATGCCAGTTTTAATCTATCTGGATTTAAGTCACCACCAATCGCCAAAATTCCCTCTTCATCAGCCTCAGAAACTGGAGGAAAAAATAAATTTTCTTTTAAATAATACATACTTTAAAATAATCAAATTTTAAATTGCTTCGTCAATTCGCTAGCGCTCGGGTCCAAATTCCAATTTTCAGAAGCTTGCCATTTATACAAATTACAGAACAAACTCTAAAATAAAATTCCAAATCCCAAAACATAGTAATGAATTGGAATTTGGAATTTAATAAATTGAAAATCTAACTTCTTAGAAAGGTAAATCGTCTGGTTCGTCGTCGTTTACGTTTGTAGCCGGAGCAAACGCTTCTGCTGCTGGCATTGCAGGTCCTTGCGCAGGAGCTTCACTTGCCAATCTTTCGATTCTCCAACCTTGAATACTATTAAAATATCTGGTTTCTCCTTGTGGATTAACCCATTCTCTTCCTCTTAAATTGATAGAAACTTTTACTGCCTCTCCTTGTTTATAGCTGCTTAATAAATCGCATTTATCTTGTGTAAATTCGATTAAAATATGCTGTGGATACTGCTCATCTGTAGTAACTACTAATTCTCTTTTTTTGAATGCAGCACTTACTTGTTGCTCAGGATTTACCACTTTTACTTTTCCTATAACTTCCATCTTCGTCTATAATTAATTATTGTTTCTTTTCTTATTTTTTAGCTAAAAGCACTTTCCAGGCCGATGCAATATCGTCATTATTCAGATATTTTTTGGCCTCTAAATGAATTTTTTCCTGATCGTCTGAGCTTAAAACTCCTTTCACTGAAAAATTTTCCTTCACAAATATACTAACTTCTTCCTTTGTAGGCAAGGCTTCTATATTTCCTAATTTTCCGAGGTCATTCCCATTAAACACAGGGCTTTCCTTGATAAAATTTGGAATTACATCTACTCCAACGCCCAAAGTTGTAAGTGGTTTTGGCACCTCAAAAAGTCCCTGATTAGATCTTGAATACCAATTTGCACCAAGTCTTGAAACCAAATCAATTTTATGCTGATCTATCCCTCCGTTTTCGTCCAGAATAGCTTCGTGAATATGAATTTTTACTACTTCACACAAAACCAAATTTCCCGCACCTCCTTCTGTTCCTAACGGAATAATCTGTGTAACCTTGCATTCAAACTGAACCGGAGATTCTTTAACACGATAAGGTTTTACCAAATCTGAAGGAATTTGTGTTAAACCCGCTTTTAAAAATTCGTTTACCCCCTCTGCATATTCCGTACTTGCCAGAGAAGTTTGTTGCACCAAATCATA
The sequence above is drawn from the Flavobacterium sp. N2038 genome and encodes:
- a CDS encoding MOSC domain-containing protein translates to MSAVYSVKEIYIYPIKSLAGISLNSALAEEMGFENDRRWMLIGNDNVHVTQREYPLMSQFYPEISEDKIKITFEGQTHEFLINEYLEKAIDSNVWEDKSEVFEVNAQTSKWFSERLGIDCKLVKIVKAGGRKHESSRLKETFNVSLADGYPYLLIGSKSLDFLNEKLDEKITIKRFRPNIVLSSQNAHEEDDFTTFKIGEVQFKNIKPCGRCIMVNNDPERGVIKKEPLKTLSKYRNVNNSVLFGTNIVSLNSGFISVGDEVVF
- the aat gene encoding leucyl/phenylalanyl-tRNA--protein transferase, with the protein product MYYLKENLFFPPVSEADEEGILAIGGDLNPDRLKLAYKSGIFPWFNEGEPILWWAPDPRMVLFMDELIISKSMRNILNRKMFKITFNKNFKEVISNCQQIKREGQEGTWISDEMINAYCKLNEEGIAKSVEVWLDENLVGGLYGIDLGNVFCGESMFSKVSNASKTAFIALALYLQKENYKVLDCQVYNPHLESLGCREIDREEFMSILNSK
- a CDS encoding DUF3127 domain-containing protein; the encoded protein is MEVIGKVKVVNPEQQVSAAFKKRELVVTTDEQYPQHILIEFTQDKCDLLSSYKQGEAVKVSINLRGREWVNPQGETRYFNSIQGWRIERLASEAPAQGPAMPAAEAFAPATNVNDDEPDDLPF
- a CDS encoding flavin reductase family protein — its product is MISIDPKEISTAKLHGYLQSAIGPRPIAFASTISAKGIPNLSPFSFFNVFSANPPILVFSPARRVRDNTVKHTLINVEATKEVVINVVNYDLVQQTSLASTEYAEGVNEFLKAGLTQIPSDLVKPYRVKESPVQFECKVTQIIPLGTEGGAGNLVLCEVVKIHIHEAILDENGGIDQHKIDLVSRLGANWYSRSNQGLFEVPKPLTTLGVGVDVIPNFIKESPVFNGNDLGKLGNIEALPTKEEVSIFVKENFSVKGVLSSDDQEKIHLEAKKYLNNDDIASAWKVLLAKK